The Alteromonas stellipolaris genome includes a region encoding these proteins:
- a CDS encoding FecR family protein, whose product MNNIRQFSSKEDIQEQACLWISRLDRELSEDEKTQLDAWLAESPNHRKALMEAASLWDDMSVLNELSGLFPRHQNKTETRAHNRNNRREGIVTQARMSVAAAFLVMAIAVGVVVDRVWLEEPNVVAHMSEKIETGIGEQRNLVLSDGSTLLLNTNSRVTVDFSNDVRNIVLLKGEAHFEVAHDTTRPFTVTAGYNTVTAVGTAFNMQYVDDNAFELVVTDGKVLVKDRFSAFSSNQSLFSKAPVEGEGLLMFAGEKATVKGDVDARESLSQNDIDDDLAWQQGMIVFKGERLEAVLAEIGRYTQVHFQISDESLKSRRVAGYFKVGDIDGLLAALKNSFNIEYEKVSDTSIQLSVSRG is encoded by the coding sequence ATGAACAATATTCGTCAGTTTTCCAGCAAAGAAGATATCCAAGAGCAAGCCTGCTTATGGATAAGCCGTCTCGATCGTGAACTTAGCGAAGACGAAAAAACACAGCTAGATGCGTGGCTTGCCGAAAGCCCAAATCATCGCAAGGCGCTTATGGAGGCCGCAAGCTTGTGGGATGACATGTCAGTACTTAACGAGTTAAGTGGCTTGTTTCCTCGTCATCAGAACAAAACCGAAACCAGAGCCCACAATCGCAATAACCGCCGTGAGGGCATAGTCACTCAAGCTCGCATGAGCGTAGCCGCCGCGTTTTTAGTGATGGCTATTGCGGTAGGTGTTGTGGTTGACCGTGTTTGGCTTGAAGAGCCAAATGTAGTGGCTCACATGTCTGAAAAAATTGAAACGGGTATTGGTGAGCAAAGAAACCTCGTGCTTTCTGATGGTTCCACATTACTATTAAACACAAATTCACGGGTAACCGTCGATTTTTCTAACGATGTGCGAAACATTGTCTTGCTAAAAGGCGAGGCGCATTTTGAAGTCGCGCACGATACCACCCGACCTTTCACCGTAACCGCGGGATATAATACGGTTACAGCGGTGGGTACTGCGTTTAACATGCAATATGTTGACGATAATGCCTTTGAGTTAGTGGTAACCGACGGAAAGGTATTAGTTAAAGACAGATTCAGTGCATTCAGTAGTAACCAATCATTGTTTTCCAAAGCACCCGTTGAAGGTGAAGGCCTGCTTATGTTTGCGGGTGAAAAAGCCACAGTTAAAGGCGATGTTGATGCCCGTGAAAGTTTATCGCAAAATGATATCGATGATGACTTAGCATGGCAGCAAGGCATGATTGTGTTTAAAGGTGAGCGCTTAGAAGCCGTGCTTGCTGAAATTGGCAGATATACGCAAGTACATTTCCAGATTTCTGACGAGTCACTTAAAAGCCGCCGTGTTGCTGGCTACTTTAAGGTGGGTGATATCGATGGCTTGCTAGCGGCCCTTAAAAACAGTTTTAATATTGAATACGAGAAAGTATCTGATACCAGTATTCAGTTATCGGTTTCCCGAGGCTAG
- a CDS encoding RNA polymerase sigma factor — translation MTRKSTVTESFLKYRAKLMRAVSTIVGADDIEDIVQEAFIKSYEAEMNQEIRFERTYMLKTARNLALNHVARAENKNNQPIDDMDILPHELVGYSLEKNVESKERFIHFCRATDTLSADVKRVFLLKKVYGMRQKDIAELVGLSESTVEKHVAKGLMLCSKYLAELSKDDAPVRTSRNATQDISRS, via the coding sequence ATGACCAGAAAGTCGACAGTCACCGAATCCTTCTTAAAATATCGCGCAAAGCTAATGCGTGCGGTGAGTACTATTGTGGGTGCCGACGATATAGAAGACATCGTTCAAGAAGCATTCATAAAAAGTTATGAAGCTGAGATGAATCAAGAGATTCGCTTTGAACGCACATACATGCTGAAAACAGCACGTAACTTAGCATTAAACCATGTTGCCAGAGCCGAAAATAAAAATAATCAGCCTATTGATGACATGGACATTTTACCCCACGAACTGGTGGGTTATAGCCTAGAAAAAAATGTAGAAAGTAAGGAACGCTTCATCCACTTTTGCCGAGCGACAGATACGTTGTCTGCGGATGTTAAGCGGGTATTTTTACTTAAAAAAGTATATGGCATGCGCCAAAAAGACATCGCAGAACTCGTTGGTTTAAGCGAGAGTACGGTAGAAAAGCATGTCGCTAAAGGATTAATGTTGTGCTCGAAATATTTAGCCGAGCTATCTAAAGATGACGCCCCCGTGCGCACATCTCGTAATGCGACTCAGGACATAAGCCGTAGTTAA
- a CDS encoding TonB-dependent receptor plug domain-containing protein, whose protein sequence is MNTSLSLLTKHVRGVLAASAAFSVMAIAPVHAQEAADAAEASAEDYEQIAIVGSRAAPRSVAESAVPIDIISDEEFKNQGATDVVSMMQTVVPSFNVNDQPINDASTLVRPANLRGMASDHTLVLVNGKRRHRSAVITFLGGGLSDGAQGPDISVIPAAALKQIEVLRDGAAAQYGSDAIAGVINFVLNDASEGGSFEARYGSYYEGDGDMIQLSGNIGMPLSDKGFINLSAEYRTADDTSRSVQRDDAAGLVAGGNTFVADPAQIWGSPEIKHDYKLFANLGLELSDTAEAYMFGNFAEREVEGGFYYRNPHTRGGVYAADDGSLLVGDLTDDLSGNCPTDIMPGDNVLTNERYINEVANNPDCFAFNEILPGGFTPRFGGTVTDMSLVFGTRGELANDITYDVSLNLGENEVDFVISNTINPSLGPDTPFEFSPGRYTQSEQTLDVDFTKPFEIGLYEPLFVASGFQYRHESYESFAGDTASYEIGPLASQGFGIGSNGFPGLAANSQGLVSRHNIAFYVDAEAYITETFMLAGAIRYEDYSDFGDTTKGKVAFRWQALENIAFRGAFSTGFKAPTLGQSNVRNVTTAFGTDGKLIDRATLPPTDPVSQLKGGEQLTPEESESITFGVVADFDNGLFITADYYNIELTDRISTASGIALTDEDIAILLDQGISDASSFSEISFFTNDFDTTTEGLDVVANYSMDMFEGETKFSLAYNWTSTEVDRASDNISAERIRMLEDNLPAVRYSATANHTNGDWRFLARLNYFGSIYEDHLDSALPIDKVGSEITIDLEMAYNFTEELTVTVGAKNAFDEYPDENTQYAGIAGSLYPTTSPIGINGGFYYLRGVYTF, encoded by the coding sequence ATGAATACATCTTTGTCTTTATTGACCAAACACGTTCGAGGCGTACTTGCTGCGTCAGCGGCATTTTCTGTTATGGCCATCGCGCCAGTACATGCCCAAGAAGCGGCCGATGCTGCAGAAGCGAGCGCAGAAGATTATGAACAAATCGCTATTGTAGGTTCACGCGCAGCACCACGTTCTGTCGCTGAGTCTGCAGTACCTATCGATATCATCTCTGATGAAGAATTTAAAAATCAGGGTGCCACCGATGTTGTCTCTATGATGCAAACGGTAGTTCCGTCGTTTAACGTTAACGACCAGCCTATTAATGATGCATCTACCCTAGTTCGCCCTGCTAATCTTCGTGGTATGGCATCAGATCACACCCTAGTGCTAGTAAACGGTAAGCGACGTCACCGTTCTGCTGTAATCACATTCCTAGGTGGTGGCTTGTCTGATGGTGCACAAGGCCCTGATATCTCGGTTATTCCAGCAGCGGCTTTGAAACAAATTGAAGTATTACGTGACGGTGCTGCGGCGCAGTATGGTTCAGATGCTATTGCCGGTGTTATTAACTTCGTATTAAACGATGCGTCGGAAGGCGGTTCATTTGAAGCACGCTACGGCTCGTATTACGAAGGTGACGGCGACATGATTCAGTTGTCTGGTAATATTGGTATGCCTTTATCTGACAAAGGTTTCATTAACCTTTCTGCAGAATACCGAACTGCCGATGATACTTCTCGCAGTGTTCAGCGCGATGATGCGGCAGGCCTAGTGGCTGGTGGTAATACCTTTGTTGCCGACCCTGCGCAAATCTGGGGTTCTCCTGAAATTAAGCACGACTACAAACTATTCGCTAACTTAGGATTAGAGCTAAGCGATACCGCAGAAGCCTATATGTTCGGTAACTTCGCTGAGCGTGAAGTAGAAGGTGGTTTCTACTACCGTAACCCGCACACTCGTGGCGGTGTTTACGCGGCTGATGATGGCTCTTTGTTGGTAGGTGATTTAACTGATGATTTGTCAGGCAACTGTCCTACCGACATTATGCCTGGTGACAACGTGTTAACTAATGAACGTTACATCAATGAAGTGGCTAATAACCCTGATTGCTTCGCGTTCAACGAAATTTTACCAGGTGGTTTCACACCGCGTTTCGGTGGAACGGTCACCGATATGTCATTGGTATTTGGAACCCGTGGCGAGTTAGCGAACGACATCACTTACGATGTAAGCTTGAACTTGGGTGAAAACGAAGTTGATTTTGTTATCAGCAACACTATTAACCCTTCATTGGGTCCCGATACACCCTTCGAGTTTAGCCCTGGTCGTTACACGCAGTCAGAGCAAACCCTTGACGTAGATTTCACTAAACCTTTCGAAATTGGCTTATATGAGCCGTTATTTGTAGCAAGTGGTTTCCAATACCGTCATGAAAGCTACGAGAGTTTTGCAGGTGATACCGCATCTTACGAGATTGGTCCACTAGCCTCACAAGGCTTTGGCATTGGTTCAAATGGTTTCCCTGGTTTAGCGGCAAACAGCCAAGGTCTAGTGTCGCGTCATAACATCGCGTTCTACGTAGATGCAGAAGCGTACATCACTGAAACCTTCATGTTAGCCGGTGCTATTCGTTACGAAGATTACTCAGACTTTGGTGATACTACTAAAGGTAAAGTAGCATTCCGCTGGCAAGCACTTGAAAACATCGCATTCCGTGGTGCTTTCTCAACAGGCTTCAAAGCACCTACGCTGGGTCAAAGTAACGTTCGTAACGTAACAACTGCGTTTGGTACTGATGGCAAGCTTATTGACCGTGCTACGCTTCCTCCTACCGATCCTGTATCACAACTTAAAGGTGGTGAGCAGCTTACTCCGGAAGAATCTGAAAGTATCACGTTTGGTGTGGTAGCAGACTTTGATAACGGTTTGTTCATTACAGCTGATTACTACAACATCGAATTGACTGACCGAATCAGTACTGCTTCTGGTATTGCGCTTACTGATGAAGATATTGCGATTTTGCTCGATCAAGGTATTAGCGATGCATCTAGCTTCAGCGAAATTAGCTTCTTCACTAATGACTTCGATACGACTACTGAAGGTCTGGATGTTGTAGCAAACTACAGTATGGACATGTTTGAAGGCGAAACTAAGTTCTCGCTCGCGTACAACTGGACGTCCACCGAAGTAGATAGAGCATCTGATAATATTTCAGCTGAACGCATCCGCATGTTGGAAGATAACCTTCCGGCAGTACGCTACAGTGCAACAGCTAACCATACGAATGGTGACTGGCGCTTCCTAGCTCGCCTAAACTATTTCGGTAGCATCTATGAAGATCATCTAGATTCAGCACTACCTATCGATAAAGTAGGGTCTGAAATCACGATTGATTTGGAAATGGCTTATAACTTCACAGAAGAGCTGACCGTAACAGTGGGTGCGAAAAACGCGTTTGATGAGTACCCAGATGAAAACACACAATATGCAGGTATTGCAGGTTCATTGTATCCGACTACGTCTCCCATCGGTATCAATGGCGGTTTCTATTACCTGAGAGGTGTATACACTTTCTAA
- a CDS encoding Grx4 family monothiol glutaredoxin has protein sequence MDNTETQSTVDRIKQQIEENPILLYMKGSPKLPSCGFSSQASQALMGCGEPFAYVDILQNPDIRAELPKYANWPTFPQLWVDGELVGGCDIIMEMFQQNELQPLIKETAEKHKTEE, from the coding sequence ATGGATAACACTGAAACACAATCCACCGTAGACAGAATTAAGCAACAAATTGAAGAAAACCCTATTCTTTTATATATGAAGGGTTCTCCTAAACTGCCAAGTTGTGGTTTTTCTTCACAAGCATCACAAGCACTAATGGGCTGTGGTGAACCGTTCGCATATGTAGACATTTTGCAAAACCCAGATATTCGCGCTGAATTACCAAAGTATGCGAACTGGCCAACTTTCCCACAATTATGGGTAGACGGCGAGTTAGTAGGTGGTTGTGATATCATTATGGAAATGTTTCAGCAAAACGAATTGCAGCCGTTAATTAAAGAAACGGCAGAAAAACACAAGACTGAAGAATAA
- the sodB gene encoding superoxide dismutase [Fe], translated as MAFELPALPYEKNALEPHISSETLDYHYGKHHATYVTKLNGLVEGTDLESKSLEEIIKSSEGGVFNNAAQVWNHTFYWNCLSPNGGGEPTGALADAINAKWGSFADFQAAFNDKAVNNFGSSWTWLVKAADGSLDIVNTSNAETPISGDELTPVLTVDLWEHAYYIDYRNVRPKYLENFWALANWEFASANFA; from the coding sequence ATGGCTTTTGAATTACCAGCATTACCATACGAAAAAAATGCACTTGAACCGCATATTTCTTCTGAAACGCTGGACTATCACTACGGCAAGCATCACGCTACTTACGTTACTAAATTAAATGGTTTAGTTGAAGGTACTGATTTGGAAAGCAAAAGCCTAGAAGAGATCATCAAGTCTTCTGAAGGCGGTGTTTTCAACAATGCAGCACAAGTTTGGAACCACACGTTCTACTGGAACTGCTTAAGCCCAAATGGCGGCGGCGAACCTACTGGTGCACTTGCTGATGCAATTAATGCAAAATGGGGCTCATTCGCTGATTTCCAAGCTGCATTCAATGACAAAGCAGTGAACAACTTTGGCTCTAGCTGGACGTGGTTAGTTAAAGCTGCTGACGGCTCTCTAGACATCGTAAATACAAGTAACGCTGAAACACCAATTTCTGGTGACGAGCTTACGCCTGTATTGACTGTTGACCTTTGGGAACACGCTTACTACATTGATTACCGTAACGTGCGTCCTAAGTACCTAGAAAACTTCTGGGCACTTGCTAACTGGGAATTTGCTAGCGCGAACTTCGCGTAA
- a CDS encoding PrkA family serine protein kinase, which translates to MGIFEHYQNRYEERKQEEFTIEEFLEICKDDAAAYANAAERLLSAIGEPQMIDTATDPALSRIFSNRVISRYPAFDEFYGMEEAIEQIVSYLKHAAQGLEEKKQILYLLGPVGGGKSSLAERLKELMQHVPIYTIKGSPVNDHPFCLFDAKEDGHLLEQEYGIPKRYLKTIMSPWARKRLHEYNGDITKFKVVRVYPSVLDQVGIAKTEPGDENNQDISALVGKVDIRRLEQYAQNDPDAYSYSGSLCKANQGLMEFVEMFKAPIKVLHPLLTATQEGNYNPTEGFSALPFDGLILAHSNESEWQTFRNNKNNEAFLDRVYIVKVPYCLRVSEEIHIYRKLLDSSELKGAPCAPDTLECLAQFTVLSRLKEPENSSLFSKMRVYDGESLKDTDPKAKSYQEYRDYAGVDEGMEGLSTRFAFKILSRVFNFDHQEVAANPVHLFYVLERQIEREQFPPDLSEQYLEFLKGYLIPKYVEFIGKEIQTAYLESYSEYGQNLFDRYVTYADFWIQDQEYRDPETGQLFDRASLNAELEKTEKPAGISNPKDFRNEIVNFVLRARANNGGKNPSWTSYEKLRTVIEKKMFSNTEDLLPVISFNTKGSADEQKKHDDFVNRMTEKGYTQKQVRLLCEWYLRVRKAS; encoded by the coding sequence ATGGGTATTTTCGAACATTACCAAAACCGATACGAAGAACGAAAGCAGGAAGAGTTTACCATTGAGGAGTTTCTTGAGATTTGCAAGGACGATGCAGCAGCTTACGCAAATGCGGCTGAACGATTGCTAAGTGCCATTGGCGAGCCTCAAATGATAGACACCGCGACGGACCCCGCACTAAGTCGCATATTTTCAAACCGCGTTATATCTCGCTACCCCGCGTTTGATGAATTTTATGGTATGGAAGAAGCTATTGAGCAAATAGTCTCTTACCTAAAACATGCCGCACAGGGGTTAGAAGAGAAGAAACAAATTCTCTATTTATTGGGCCCAGTAGGGGGCGGTAAATCGTCGTTAGCTGAACGTTTAAAAGAACTAATGCAACATGTGCCGATTTATACCATTAAAGGCTCTCCGGTAAATGACCATCCTTTCTGCTTATTCGACGCCAAAGAAGATGGCCATCTACTTGAGCAAGAATATGGCATCCCTAAACGCTACCTAAAAACCATTATGTCCCCGTGGGCGCGCAAGCGTTTGCATGAATACAATGGTGACATTACAAAATTCAAAGTAGTGCGTGTTTACCCTTCTGTGCTCGATCAAGTGGGTATTGCGAAAACTGAGCCTGGCGATGAGAATAACCAAGATATTTCAGCCTTGGTAGGTAAGGTAGATATTCGCCGGTTAGAGCAATACGCACAAAACGACCCAGATGCCTACAGCTACTCAGGTTCACTGTGTAAAGCGAATCAGGGCTTAATGGAGTTCGTAGAAATGTTTAAGGCACCTATTAAAGTGCTACATCCGCTGCTTACTGCCACCCAAGAAGGCAATTATAACCCTACCGAAGGTTTTTCAGCGTTGCCTTTTGATGGCCTGATTTTAGCTCACTCAAATGAATCAGAGTGGCAAACCTTTAGAAACAACAAAAATAACGAAGCCTTCTTAGATCGAGTTTATATTGTAAAAGTACCTTACTGCTTACGAGTAAGCGAAGAGATACATATTTACCGCAAACTGCTAGATAGCAGTGAACTTAAAGGGGCACCGTGCGCGCCAGATACCCTTGAATGCTTAGCGCAGTTCACTGTGCTTTCAAGATTGAAAGAACCAGAAAACTCAAGTTTGTTCTCAAAAATGCGGGTGTACGACGGCGAAAGCTTAAAAGATACCGATCCTAAAGCTAAGTCGTACCAAGAATACCGCGACTATGCCGGCGTAGATGAAGGCATGGAAGGGTTATCTACCCGCTTTGCGTTTAAAATACTATCCCGTGTATTTAACTTCGATCATCAAGAAGTTGCGGCCAACCCTGTCCATTTGTTCTATGTGCTTGAAAGACAGATTGAGCGTGAACAATTTCCGCCTGATTTAAGTGAGCAATATTTAGAATTTTTAAAAGGCTACCTCATACCAAAATATGTTGAGTTTATCGGTAAAGAAATTCAAACCGCGTATTTGGAATCTTACTCAGAATACGGGCAGAATCTTTTTGACCGCTATGTAACCTATGCAGATTTTTGGATCCAAGATCAGGAATATCGTGACCCTGAAACCGGTCAACTTTTTGACCGCGCTTCGCTAAATGCTGAACTTGAGAAAACTGAAAAGCCTGCGGGAATTAGCAACCCTAAAGACTTCCGTAACGAGATTGTGAATTTCGTACTTCGCGCACGGGCCAACAATGGTGGCAAAAACCCATCGTGGACGAGTTATGAAAAACTACGCACTGTGATTGAAAAGAAAATGTTTTCCAACACGGAAGATTTGCTGCCAGTTATTTCGTTCAATACCAAAGGGTCGGCCGACGAACAGAAAAAGCATGACGACTTTGTGAATCGAATGACGGAAAAAGGCTATACACAAAAGCAAGTCAGACTATTGTGTGAGTGGTATTTACGAGTTCGTAAAGCCTCATAA
- a CDS encoding YeaH/YhbH family protein encodes MAHFIDRRLNSKGKSTVNRQRFIKRYKQQIKRAVTDAVGKRSVTDLDSGEQVSIPTRDISEPVFHTGKGGKRDIVHPGNDQFIAGDKIDRPPGGAGQGSGEGEAGNSGEGEDEFVFSISKDEYLDILFDDLALPNLKKNQFDKVIQHETYRAGYQTDGVPSNLDIVRSLKGSVARRIALTGSTRKRIRELEEQLALLVAASSDNALAIEEIEKELALLKAKVARVPFIDTFDLRFKNYDKRPIPTSKAVMFCLMDVSGSMDQATKDVAKRFYILLYLFLTRTYENVEVVYIRHHTQAKEVDEQEFFYSQETGGTIVSSALKLMDEIVRERFSDGNWNIYAAQASDGDNWADDSPLCSSLLVNNLLPATRYFAYIEITERQHQTLWREYEKVSQSYDNLVCKHIQTPDDIYPVFREIFKRTEQLSTQGG; translated from the coding sequence ATGGCGCATTTCATCGACCGAAGACTTAACAGTAAAGGCAAAAGCACGGTAAACAGACAGCGCTTTATTAAACGCTACAAACAGCAGATAAAGCGTGCTGTTACTGATGCCGTTGGTAAACGTTCTGTTACCGACCTAGACTCGGGCGAGCAGGTAAGTATTCCTACTCGCGATATTTCCGAACCTGTATTTCACACAGGAAAAGGGGGCAAGCGGGACATCGTCCACCCAGGCAATGACCAGTTTATTGCAGGTGATAAAATTGACCGCCCCCCCGGTGGCGCAGGTCAAGGCTCTGGCGAAGGGGAAGCGGGTAATAGCGGTGAGGGAGAAGATGAATTCGTATTTTCTATCTCAAAAGATGAATATTTAGATATTTTATTCGACGACTTAGCGCTGCCCAATTTAAAGAAAAATCAGTTTGATAAAGTGATTCAACATGAAACCTATCGTGCTGGCTATCAAACTGACGGTGTGCCGAGTAACTTAGACATTGTTCGCTCTCTTAAAGGCTCGGTGGCGAGACGAATTGCGTTAACCGGTTCAACCCGTAAGCGTATTAGAGAGTTAGAAGAACAGTTAGCCTTGTTAGTTGCTGCGTCTTCTGACAATGCGCTCGCAATTGAAGAAATTGAAAAAGAACTCGCACTACTTAAAGCTAAAGTCGCTAGAGTCCCCTTTATCGACACCTTCGATTTACGTTTTAAAAATTACGACAAGCGCCCTATCCCGACGAGCAAAGCGGTAATGTTTTGTTTAATGGATGTTTCAGGCTCTATGGATCAAGCGACCAAAGATGTGGCCAAGCGCTTTTACATTTTGCTGTATTTGTTTTTAACCCGTACCTACGAAAATGTAGAGGTGGTGTATATTCGCCATCATACTCAAGCGAAAGAAGTCGACGAGCAAGAGTTTTTCTATTCACAAGAAACCGGCGGCACCATAGTTTCTAGCGCACTGAAGCTAATGGATGAAATTGTGCGAGAACGGTTCAGCGACGGCAATTGGAATATCTACGCGGCCCAAGCATCGGATGGAGACAACTGGGCTGATGATTCACCTTTATGTAGTTCACTTTTAGTCAATAACCTATTACCCGCCACCCGTTACTTTGCCTATATTGAAATAACCGAACGCCAACACCAAACCCTTTGGCGAGAATACGAAAAGGTAAGTCAGTCTTACGACAACTTAGTATGTAAACACATTCAAACACCGGATGATATTTACCCTGTATTCAGAGAAATATTTAAGCGTACTGAGCAGTTAAGTACGCAAGGAGGTTAG
- a CDS encoding SpoVR family protein, translated as MSLSEARQKHKLDDGPDWTFSLLTEYETEIDRIAKDFKLDTYPNQIEVITAEQMMDAYASIGMPLNYTHWSFGKKFIQTEQQYRRGQMGLAYEIVINSDPCIAYLMEENTITMQALVMAHACYGHNSFFKGNYLFQTWTDASSIIDYLVFAKKYIAKCEQKHGVEEVENILDSCHALMNYGVDRYKRPQKISLQEEKSRQKERARYLQSQVNELWRTLPSNPKSKDTDILRFPSEPQENLLYFIEKNAPLLEPWQREIVRIVRKVSQYFYPQKQTQVMNEGWACFWHYHILNKMYDERLVSDRFMMEFLHSHSSVVMQPDYNSPYYSGINPYALGFSMFMDIKRVCQSPTKEDYEYLPTIAGKDWLETVHFAMHNFKDESFISQFLSPKLMRDFKLFALEDDASNSYVSVSAIHDENGYRTIREKLSAQYNLSNLEPNIQVYNVDVRGDRSLTLRYVPQHNIPLGNSKGEVMRHLHRLWKFDVRLEQENSAGLPTLLAECRTSK; from the coding sequence ATGTCTTTAAGTGAAGCGCGTCAAAAACATAAATTAGATGATGGTCCAGATTGGACGTTTTCGTTACTGACCGAGTATGAAACAGAAATAGACCGCATTGCTAAAGATTTTAAGCTAGACACTTACCCTAACCAAATTGAAGTTATAACTGCTGAACAAATGATGGACGCGTATGCCAGTATAGGTATGCCACTAAACTATACCCATTGGTCGTTTGGTAAAAAGTTTATTCAAACTGAACAACAGTACCGCAGAGGTCAAATGGGATTGGCCTATGAAATTGTGATTAATTCCGACCCTTGCATAGCGTACTTGATGGAAGAAAATACCATTACTATGCAGGCGTTAGTGATGGCTCATGCATGCTATGGCCACAACTCATTTTTTAAAGGTAACTACCTTTTTCAAACCTGGACAGACGCCAGTTCAATTATCGACTACTTAGTGTTTGCCAAGAAATACATAGCAAAATGTGAGCAAAAACACGGGGTAGAGGAAGTTGAGAACATTCTTGATTCTTGTCATGCTTTAATGAATTACGGCGTGGATAGGTACAAAAGGCCACAAAAGATATCGCTTCAGGAGGAGAAAAGCCGCCAGAAAGAACGTGCCCGCTACTTGCAATCACAAGTTAATGAACTGTGGCGAACCTTACCGAGCAACCCTAAAAGCAAAGACACAGATATTCTACGTTTCCCTTCAGAGCCGCAAGAAAACTTGCTGTATTTCATTGAAAAAAATGCGCCTTTATTAGAACCATGGCAGCGCGAAATTGTACGCATTGTGCGCAAGGTGTCCCAGTACTTCTACCCACAAAAACAAACCCAAGTGATGAACGAAGGCTGGGCCTGTTTTTGGCATTACCATATCTTAAATAAAATGTATGATGAGCGATTGGTCAGCGACCGTTTTATGATGGAGTTTTTGCACAGTCATTCCAGTGTGGTGATGCAGCCCGATTACAACAGCCCCTACTATTCTGGTATTAACCCTTATGCGCTAGGGTTTTCCATGTTTATGGATATCAAACGGGTGTGCCAATCTCCCACCAAAGAAGACTATGAATACTTACCGACTATCGCAGGTAAAGATTGGCTTGAAACTGTGCATTTCGCCATGCACAACTTTAAAGATGAAAGCTTCATCAGTCAGTTTTTATCACCCAAGTTAATGCGAGATTTTAAATTATTTGCTTTGGAGGACGACGCGAGCAATTCCTATGTGAGTGTGAGCGCTATTCATGATGAGAACGGCTATCGGACTATTAGAGAAAAACTCTCTGCCCAATATAATTTGAGTAATTTAGAACCTAATATTCAGGTATATAACGTTGATGTAAGAGGTGATAGATCTTTAACCCTTCGCTACGTTCCTCAACATAATATTCCATTAGGAAACTCCAAGGGTGAGGTTATGCGTCATCTTCATAGATTGTGGAAGTTTGATGTAAGACTTGAACAAGAAAATAGTGCGGGGCTTCCTACTCTACTGGCCGAGTGCCGAACCAGTAAGTAA